A genome region from Arachis duranensis cultivar V14167 chromosome 8, aradu.V14167.gnm2.J7QH, whole genome shotgun sequence includes the following:
- the LOC107463328 gene encoding protein OVEREXPRESSOR OF CATIONIC PEROXIDASE 3, with protein sequence MTVTPSTTVFRCLLSSPALSSHSHNLPLTLPFHRTPLFRSLLLPSRRHTLCPALAAANNKNKSNKNKKKLLRDHGTKGNDEDEEEDAFELLFKQLEEDLKKDNLLKGGSNDDDDDEITEEELALLERELEGALGEFDAETLNPDVIHAETDASDSEEEQEEEVDDEEDGVPMLRTWQMKKLARALKAGRRKTSIKNLAAELCLDRAFVIELLRNPPPNLLMMSLSIPDEPTPKEISVETKPREIVLEETRTDPVEAGNKANVPVHVMQQKWSAQKRLKRAQVDTLEKVYRRSKRPTNAMISSIVHVTNIPRRRVVKWFEDKRAEEGVPENRVPYQRSVSETS encoded by the exons ATGACCGTGACTCCATCAACGACCGTGTTTCGATGCTTATTATCGAGTCCTGCTCTTTCTTCTCACTCTCACAATCTTCCACTCACTCTCCCCTTCCACCGCACCCCACTCTTCCGCTCTCTCCTCCTCCCCTCTCGCCGCCACACACTCTGCCCCGCTCTAGCCGCCgccaacaacaagaacaagagcAACAAAAACAAG AAAAAGTTGTTACGTGATCATGGTACAAAGGGTAATGATGAGGATGAGGAGGAGGATGCTTTTGAGTTGCTGTTCAAGCAACTCGAAGAGGATCTCAAAAAGGATAATTTGTTGAAAGGTGGtagcaatgatgatgatgacgatgagATAACTGAAGAGGAACTTGCCTTGTTAGAACGTGAGTTGGAAGGTGCATTGGGGGAATTTGATGCCGAAACGTTAAATCCAGATGTAATTCATGCTGAAACTGATGCTAGTGATagtgaagaagaacaagaagaagaagtagatgATGAAGAAGACGGTGTGCCTATGCTTAGAACTTGGCAAATGAAGAAATTGGCTAGGGCTTTGAAAGCTGGCCGCAGAAAAACAAGT ATAAAAAATCTTGCTGCTGAGCTTTGTCTTGATAGGGCTTTTGTTATTGAATTGCTCCGCAACCCTCCTCCGAATCTTTTGATGATGAGTTTATCAATACCTGATGAACCTACACCAAAAGAAATATCCGTTGAGACTAAACCTAGAGAGATTGTTCTCGAAGAAACAAGAACAGATCCTGTGGAAGCTGGAAACAAGGCTAACGTACCAGTTCATGTCATGCAACAAAAATGGTCTGCACAAAAGAGATTGAAAAGGGCCCAAGTTGACACACTTGAAAAAGTTTATAGGAGATCAAAGCGACCCACT aatgcaatgataAGTAGTATAGTGCATGTAACCAACATTCCTCGGAGAAGAGTTGTTAAGTGGTTTGAAGACAAACGTGCTGAGGAGGGTGTTCCAGAGAATCGTGTTCCTTACCAGCGCTCTGTATCAGAAACtagttga
- the LOC107463318 gene encoding adenine nucleotide transporter BT1, chloroplastic/mitochondrial, with protein MGRKGHQLFDEKNDGFFFSVSNLGSQWSLQEQQQGSYYHPGGLFASVGQMGTMGFGVQQPNPSSSADSDSRDNDNGGLKLPFNDLYVKYVQCLGKVQFFEEGEEGVKAKKKRSGLKLKVRIRNPSLRRLFSGAIAGAISRTAVAPLETIRTHLMVGSSGHSTTEVFHNIMKTDGWTGLFRGNFVNVIRVAPSKAIELFAYDTVNKNLSPKPGEQPKVPIPASLIAGACAGVSSTICTYPLELVKTRLTIQRGVYNGLLDAFLKIIREEGPAELYRGLAPSLIGVIPYAATNYFAYDTLRKAYRKIFKQEKIGNIETLLIGSAAGAISSSATFPLEVARKHMQVGALSGRQVYKNVIHALASILEHEGIPGLYRGLGPSCMKLVPAAGISFMCYEACKRILVDDDEEA; from the exons ATGGGTAGGAAGGGACACCAACTATTCGACGAAAAGAATGATGGGTTTTTTTTCTCTGTTTCCAATTTGGGTTCTCAATGGAGCCTCCAAGAACAACAACAAGGTTCCTATTACCACCCAGGAGGCTTGTTTGCAAGCGTTGGCCAAATGGGTACCATGGGTTTTGGTGTTCAACAACCAAATCCTTCTTCTTCAGCTGATTCTGATTCACGTGACAATGACAACGGTGGTTTGAAACTACCCTTCAATGATTTGTACGTTAAGTATGTTCAGTGTCTTGGGAAAGTTCAGTTCTTTGAGGAAGGGGAGGAAGGGGTTAAGGCTAAGAAGAAAAGGAGTGGCCTTAAATTGAAGGTTAGGATCAGGAACCCTTCTCTGAGGAGGCTTTTCAGTGGGGCAATTGCAGGCGCTATTTCGCGAACCGCAGTGGCACCATTGGAGACTATAAGGACTCACTTGATGGTTGGAAGCAGTGGCCATTCCACCACTGAGGTGTTCCATAATATCATGAAGACTGATGGATGGACAGGGTTGTTTAGGGGTAATTTTGTTAATGTCATTCGGGTTGCACCTAGTAAGGCTATTGAG CTATTTGCTTATGATACAGTTAACAAGAACCTATCACCAAAGCCCGGGGAACAGCCTAAAGTTCCTATTCCTGCCTCATTGATTGCAGGTGCCTGTGCCGGAGTGAGTTCAACTATATGCACATATCCTCTCGAGTTGGTCAAAACTCGACTAACTATCCAG AGAGGTGTTTACAACGGTCTACTCGATGCATTCTTGAAAATAATTCGAGAGGAGGGTCCGGCGGAACTTTATAGAGGCCTTGCCCCCAGTCTTATTGGAGTCATTCCGTATGCTGCCACCAATTACTTTGCCTATGACACCTTACGGAAAGCATACCGGAAGATTTTTAAGCAAGAAAAGATTGGTAACATTGAAACCCTTTTGATTGGATCGGCAGCCGGTGCTATCTCAAGCAGTGCAACGTTTCCACTTGAGGTGGCTCGCAAGCATATGCAAGTGGGAGCTCTGAGTGGAAGACAAGTTTACAAAAATGTGATTCATGCCCTTGCAAGCATACTAGAACACGAAGGGATTCCCGGTTTATATAGAGGGCTCGGGCCTAGTTGCATGAAATTAGTGCCGGCTGCCGGAATCTCTTTCATGTGCTATGAAGCATGCAAGAGGATATTGGTAGACGACGATGAAGAGGCGTAA